One genomic region from Magallana gigas chromosome 3, xbMagGiga1.1, whole genome shotgun sequence encodes:
- the LOC105341366 gene encoding phosphatidylinositol transfer protein 3 isoform X1: MEKSMQSLKDRMKDVQPIEGDEDFFPNDSTMVRYLKSRDWNVDEAEKMLRNTIEFRRRTNVIDIDCRWCHERPGFHTMRQVGFDESGRPVIYSNFRQAATHRYSAEDSITHVSYIIENAKLTMKPGISTWVFVVDCSGMSLPLCNPKLGYGVTQTLADHYPERLGMVICLNHNTVFHAVWKAIKVFVHRNTASKVNLVRSMSKVKELFHEYFSDELTNWLLDEIKLNKKGPLCDSQQRFWERPAKKDSHDPRGCPSYVAEYVDNYLEKKETSNQRVHRPFPTMIDSLSGKCCKVQSNSSRDEASLSDVSGTSSDCELDSDKADDIEIPDEFKIDNSAVKQISVS; the protein is encoded by the exons ATGGAGAAGAGTATGCAATCGCTGAAGGACAGAATGAAAGACGTACAGCCCATAGAAGGGGATGAAGATTTCTTCCCAAACGATTCAAC CATGGTGAGGTATCTGAAATCACGCGACTGGAATGTCGACGAAGCCGAGAAGATGCTCCGGAATACGATAGAGTTTAGGAGACGGACTAACGTCATAGACATCGACTGTCGCTGGTGCCACGAACGACCGGGCTTCCATACCATG CGGCAAGTTGGGTTTGATGAGAGCGGGCGGCCTGTGATTTATTCCAATTTCAGACAAGCGGCGACTCACCGATACAGCGCCGAGGACTCCATCACCCACGTGTCCTACATCATCGAGAACGCCAAACTGACCATGAAACCCGGCATCAGTACCTGGGTATTTGTGGTGGATTGTTCAG GTATGTCGCTTCCTCTATGTAATCCCAAACTCGGCTACGGGGTCACACAGACCCTGGCTGACCACTACCCAGAAAGACTCGGAATGGTGATTTGTTTGAATCACAACACCGTGTTTCACGCAGTATGGAAAGCCATCAAAGTATTCGTTCATCGAAACACCGCATCGAAGGTGAACTTAGTTCGTTCGATGTCTAAAGTGAAAGAGCTTTTCCACGAATATTTTTCTGACGAATTAACAAATTGGTTACTCGATGAGATAAAACTAAACAAGAAAGGACCACTTTGCGATAGCCAGCAAAGATTCTGGGAACGACCTGCCAAAAAAGACTCCCATGATCCTCGTGGGTGTCCGTCTTATGTGGCCGAATACGTGGATAACTATTTGGAAAAGAAAGAAACGTCCAATCAGCGCGTGCACAGACCTTTCCCAACTATGATTGACAGTTTGTCTGGTAAATGTTGTAAGGTTCAGTCTAATTCTTCAAGGGACGAGGCTTCTTTGAGTGACGTCAGCGGAACCAGTAGTGACTGTGAACTAGATTCCGATAAAGCAGACGACATAGAAATTCCAGACGAGTTCAAAATTGACAACAGTGCTGTAAAACAAATCAGTGTGTCATAA